From Echinicola soli, a single genomic window includes:
- the cysS gene encoding cysteine--tRNA ligase has translation MISKDLKIYNTLSREKELFEPFKPPFVGMYVCGPTVYGDAHLGHARPAVTFDTVYRYLKHQGYKVRYVRNITDVGHLQGDADDGEDKIAKKAKLEQLEPMEVAQHYTDSYHRDMDLLNTFKPNIEPRATGHIPEQIKLVQDILDAGFAYEVNGSVYFDVVKYNEEKPYGKLSGRVVEELMSGSRELDGQDEKRNPIDFALWKNAAPEHLMKWDSPWGVGFPGWHLECTAMSSKYLGNQFDIHGGGMDLMFPHHECEIAQGNAGHGHDPAKYWMHNNMITINGQKMGKSLGNFITLQELFKGKHDLLEQAYSPMTIRYFILTAHYRSTLDFSNDALKAAQKGYKKIINALRIAKDLQYEQADGVVLDEKQVQQVEKSIENAYRAMNDDFNTAQAIGQLFNLLKKINSIFTGQLKAAILGKEVFEKLIQTFIVFVEDILGLVEEKSDKQQALLELLLKLYKEAKLAKNYDKVDEIRAALKSIGIVVKDMKEKVDWAYEE, from the coding sequence ATGATTTCCAAAGATTTGAAGATTTACAACACGCTTAGCCGTGAAAAAGAACTTTTTGAGCCTTTTAAACCGCCCTTCGTAGGGATGTATGTGTGTGGTCCTACAGTGTATGGAGATGCCCATTTGGGACATGCCCGGCCGGCGGTGACGTTTGATACAGTGTACAGGTACTTGAAGCATCAGGGATATAAGGTACGTTATGTAAGGAATATTACCGATGTGGGGCACTTGCAAGGAGATGCGGATGATGGCGAGGATAAGATTGCCAAAAAGGCCAAATTGGAGCAATTGGAGCCCATGGAGGTAGCCCAGCATTATACCGATTCCTACCATCGCGATATGGACCTGCTCAATACCTTTAAGCCTAACATCGAACCCAGGGCCACAGGGCACATTCCAGAACAGATCAAGCTGGTGCAGGATATCCTCGATGCTGGATTTGCTTATGAAGTGAATGGCTCGGTGTATTTTGATGTGGTAAAATATAACGAAGAGAAGCCTTACGGAAAGCTTTCTGGAAGGGTCGTGGAAGAGCTGATGAGCGGAAGTCGTGAGCTGGACGGGCAGGATGAAAAGCGCAATCCCATTGACTTTGCACTTTGGAAAAATGCCGCTCCTGAGCACCTGATGAAGTGGGACTCTCCCTGGGGTGTCGGCTTTCCCGGCTGGCACTTGGAATGTACGGCCATGAGCTCCAAATACCTCGGCAACCAGTTTGATATCCATGGTGGTGGCATGGACCTGATGTTTCCCCACCATGAGTGCGAGATCGCCCAGGGCAATGCAGGCCATGGCCATGATCCGGCCAAGTACTGGATGCACAACAATATGATCACCATTAATGGCCAAAAGATGGGAAAATCCCTGGGGAATTTCATTACCCTACAGGAGCTCTTCAAAGGCAAGCATGATTTACTTGAGCAGGCCTATAGTCCCATGACCATCCGTTATTTTATCCTTACGGCGCATTACAGGTCTACTTTGGACTTTTCCAATGATGCCCTGAAGGCGGCCCAGAAGGGCTACAAAAAGATCATCAATGCCCTTCGCATTGCCAAAGATTTGCAGTATGAGCAAGCAGATGGTGTGGTGCTGGATGAGAAGCAGGTGCAGCAAGTGGAGAAGAGCATTGAAAATGCCTATCGTGCGATGAACGATGACTTTAACACGGCCCAGGCGATTGGTCAGCTTTTTAATTTACTCAAAAAGATCAATAGCATCTTTACCGGACAGCTTAAGGCGGCGATCTTGGGAAAAGAAGTTTTCGAAAAATTAATCCAGACTTTCATCGTTTTTGTAGAAGATATTTTAGGTTTGGTAGAGGAAAAGTCCGACAAGCAGCAAGCCCTGTTGGAGCTTTTGCTGAAATTATATAAAGAAGCAAAACTGGCCAAAAATTATGACAAGGTGGATGAGATCCGTGCCGCACTCAAATCCATCGGTATTGTGGTCAAGGACATGAAAGAAAAAGTAGATTGGGCTTATGAAGAATAA
- a CDS encoding ribosome maturation factor RimP, which translates to MSLKQTIEEIVTKHLPDDAHFVVDVLLNEKGPKQKISILIDADEGLNIDTCATVSRAVGEELEAKNMIDDAYVLEVSSPGLDHPLTGKRQYQKNIGRNLKVTMENGDTMEGKLTAVDQSEITLLVKHKEKGKKAVEKEEKVAFEQVKKSIVLVSFK; encoded by the coding sequence ATGAGTTTGAAACAGACCATCGAAGAGATCGTCACCAAGCATTTGCCCGATGACGCCCATTTTGTAGTGGATGTCCTTCTTAATGAAAAAGGTCCAAAACAAAAAATCAGTATCCTCATCGATGCTGACGAAGGCTTAAACATCGACACCTGTGCCACAGTCAGCCGGGCTGTGGGTGAAGAGCTTGAAGCCAAGAATATGATAGACGATGCCTATGTCCTGGAAGTTTCTTCTCCAGGGCTGGATCATCCGCTGACAGGGAAAAGGCAGTATCAAAAGAACATTGGCCGGAACCTAAAAGTCACCATGGAAAATGGGGACACAATGGAAGGCAAGCTTACCGCAGTGGACCAATCGGAGATCACCTTGCTGGTAAAGCATAAAGAAAAAGGTAAGAAAGCTGTCGAGAAAGAAGAAAAGGTAGCTTTCGAACAAGTTAAGAAATCAATTGTATTAGTCTCTTTTAAATAA
- a CDS encoding galactokinase yields the protein MNPEIIKSAFVELFGKKPIVVKSPGRINLIGEHTDYNEGFVLPAAINKEIIIAVQKNNSEECRLFSHDFQESLSFDLNDFERMEGGWGNYVMGVVAQLQKAGYPIEGFDLVFGGDVPVGAGLSSSAAVENGVCLALSELFGLGLERLDMLKFAQKAEHEFAGVQCGIMDQFASMMGKENHAIRLDCRSLEYSYFPMELGEYQIILCDTQVKHSLADSAYNDRRKECQEGVAAVQQTNQTVKSLRDVTLEMLEDAKSKISEVVYRRCKFVIEENARLLRGCELLEKGDIKGFGQQMYGSHDGLSEMYEVSCKELDFLADFAKSREDVAGARMMGGGFGGCTINLVAKASKETFEKEVAAAYKEAFDKSLKIYEVDVTDGTRVVG from the coding sequence ATGAACCCAGAAATTATCAAGTCAGCATTCGTCGAATTGTTTGGGAAAAAACCTATTGTTGTGAAGTCTCCCGGCAGGATCAACCTGATCGGGGAGCATACCGATTATAACGAAGGTTTTGTCCTTCCTGCAGCGATCAACAAGGAGATTATCATCGCTGTCCAAAAGAATAACAGCGAGGAATGCCGCTTGTTTTCCCATGATTTTCAGGAATCCCTGAGCTTTGACCTCAACGATTTTGAGCGGATGGAAGGTGGATGGGGCAATTACGTCATGGGCGTAGTGGCCCAATTGCAGAAAGCCGGCTACCCTATCGAAGGGTTTGACCTGGTATTTGGGGGTGATGTACCCGTGGGGGCGGGATTATCGTCATCTGCCGCTGTGGAAAACGGCGTTTGCCTGGCCTTGTCAGAATTGTTTGGCCTTGGACTTGAGCGCTTGGACATGTTGAAGTTTGCCCAAAAGGCAGAGCACGAGTTTGCTGGAGTCCAGTGTGGGATCATGGACCAGTTTGCTTCCATGATGGGCAAGGAGAACCACGCCATCCGCTTGGACTGCCGATCCCTGGAATACAGCTATTTCCCCATGGAGCTGGGAGAATACCAGATTATCCTTTGTGACACACAGGTGAAGCATTCTCTTGCGGATTCGGCGTATAATGACCGCAGAAAAGAATGCCAAGAAGGTGTCGCCGCTGTACAGCAGACCAACCAAACGGTAAAGAGCCTCCGTGATGTGACACTGGAAATGCTGGAGGATGCCAAATCAAAAATCAGTGAGGTCGTCTATAGGCGCTGCAAATTTGTTATCGAAGAAAATGCCCGTTTGCTGAGGGGATGTGAGCTGCTGGAAAAAGGGGATATCAAAGGCTTCGGCCAGCAGATGTACGGTTCCCATGATGGACTTTCAGAGATGTATGAGGTGAGTTGTAAAGAGTTGGATTTTTTAGCTGATTTTGCCAAATCCCGTGAGGATGTTGCCGGTGCCCGGATGATGGGTGGCGGCTTTGGCGGCTGTACCATTAACTTGGTAGCAAAAGCTTCCAAAGAGACCTTTGAAAAAGAGGTAGCCGCTGCCTATAAAGAAGCCTTCGACAAATCCCTCAAGATCTATGAAGTGGACGTTACCGATGGAACAAGGGTGGTTGGATAG
- a CDS encoding D-alanine--D-alanine ligase, whose translation MKKRIALVTGGFTGESVVSLKSAAVVETQIDRNRYDVYKIIVEKSHWYYTGQGGQKHTVDLNDFSVLVNKEKITFDGVFNILHGSPGEDGKLAGYFDMVGIPYTTCDPLTSAITMNKGYTKAIIQDIEGLHVAKSLQLFKNTPQNTQRVIDELSLPYFVKPNNGGSSIGMSKVKSEGEVQEALDKAFAEDNQVLIEEFVSGREFSIGMYKVDDDVIVLPATEIVSSKEFFDFEAKYTAGVTEEITPGRMTEEEVSRVKAVAEKVYLKLNCKGAVRMDYFLEQNTGKIFFIEINTVPGQTETSLISQQVRAIGKTVKEFYTEIIEEMWK comes from the coding sequence CAGGAATCGCTATGACGTTTATAAAATAATCGTTGAAAAAAGCCATTGGTACTACACCGGCCAAGGTGGTCAAAAACACACTGTGGACCTTAACGACTTTTCTGTACTGGTCAATAAGGAAAAGATCACCTTTGACGGAGTATTTAACATCCTTCACGGGTCACCTGGAGAAGATGGTAAGCTGGCGGGATACTTTGATATGGTGGGGATTCCATATACTACCTGTGATCCGCTGACCTCAGCAATCACCATGAACAAGGGCTACACTAAAGCCATCATCCAGGACATCGAAGGCCTCCACGTTGCCAAGTCTCTTCAACTCTTCAAAAACACCCCTCAAAACACCCAGCGGGTAATTGATGAACTCAGCCTTCCCTACTTTGTGAAGCCGAATAATGGCGGCAGCAGCATCGGCATGAGCAAGGTGAAAAGCGAAGGCGAAGTCCAGGAAGCCTTGGACAAAGCTTTTGCTGAAGACAATCAAGTGCTGATCGAGGAATTTGTCTCAGGAAGGGAATTCTCGATCGGGATGTACAAGGTGGATGATGACGTCATCGTCCTTCCCGCTACGGAAATTGTCAGTTCCAAAGAGTTTTTCGACTTTGAAGCCAAATATACCGCTGGGGTCACCGAAGAAATCACCCCTGGGCGCATGACTGAAGAGGAAGTGAGCAGAGTAAAAGCCGTAGCCGAAAAAGTCTATCTAAAACTCAACTGTAAAGGGGCCGTGAGAATGGATTATTTCCTGGAGCAAAACACCGGAAAAATCTTCTTTATCGAAATCAACACCGTACCCGGCCAAACCGAAACCAGCCTTATTTCGCAGCAGGTAAGGGCCATTGGCAAAACGGTCAAAGAGTTCTATACAGAGATCATCGAGGAAATGTGGAAGTGA
- a CDS encoding M28 family peptidase — protein MKNNIIWAVAIGLLLAACGETKKETVQEPVIEVPVAEVPAFNADSAYLFIQKQVDFGPRVPNTEGHRATSQWLQDKLASYGLTVQAQEFTAEAYDGKKLELTNIIASYNPNAKKRILLGAHWDTRRVADKDTERINEPIDGANDGASGVGVLLEIARVITSASKQPDVGIDFILFDGEDDGKPESSKAGANDAKWWCLGSQHWAKTPHERGYAAYYGILLDMVGAKGARFYKEGVSMQYAKGIVNKVWNYAHSIGHSDFFQMRNSHPITDDHIPVNEVAKIPMIDIIDYSPDFGFGRYHHKHSDNMDLIDPRTLKAVGETVMFTIYQE, from the coding sequence ATGAAGAATAATATAATCTGGGCAGTAGCCATTGGGTTATTGCTGGCAGCTTGTGGAGAAACAAAAAAAGAAACGGTCCAGGAGCCAGTTATTGAGGTTCCTGTGGCAGAAGTTCCTGCTTTTAATGCTGATTCTGCTTACCTTTTTATTCAAAAGCAAGTGGATTTTGGCCCACGTGTGCCTAATACAGAAGGTCATAGAGCCACCTCCCAGTGGCTACAGGATAAGTTGGCCTCTTACGGGCTAACGGTACAGGCACAGGAATTTACAGCGGAAGCCTATGATGGAAAGAAGCTGGAACTGACCAATATCATTGCTTCCTATAATCCCAATGCCAAGAAACGGATACTCTTGGGGGCCCACTGGGATACACGGAGGGTGGCAGATAAGGATACTGAGCGTATCAATGAGCCCATCGATGGCGCCAATGACGGTGCCAGTGGTGTTGGTGTTTTGTTGGAGATCGCACGAGTGATCACTTCGGCTTCCAAGCAACCAGACGTAGGGATTGACTTTATCCTTTTTGATGGGGAAGACGACGGCAAGCCCGAATCATCGAAAGCAGGTGCCAATGACGCAAAATGGTGGTGCCTGGGTTCGCAGCATTGGGCAAAAACACCCCATGAGCGTGGCTATGCGGCTTACTATGGTATTCTTCTGGATATGGTGGGCGCCAAGGGTGCTCGTTTTTATAAGGAAGGGGTGTCCATGCAATATGCCAAAGGAATCGTGAATAAAGTGTGGAACTATGCTCACTCGATTGGTCATAGCGACTTTTTCCAGATGCGTAATTCCCATCCGATCACCGATGACCATATTCCAGTCAACGAAGTGGCCAAAATCCCTATGATCGACATCATCGATTATTCGCCTGACTTTGGGTTTGGCCGTTACCATCATAAACATTCAGATAATATGGATCTCATTGACCCCCGGACATTGAAAGCGGTGGGAGAAACGGTGATGTTTACGATTTATCAAGAGTAA
- a CDS encoding UDP-glucose--hexose-1-phosphate uridylyltransferase, whose protein sequence is MSDFNFEDHSHRRYNPFTGDWLQVSPHRGKRPWQGQEEDTSEAPKPAYDEKCYLCPGNTRINGEKNPDYTGAYVFQNDFGALTEDIPNGELSEGEFFKAKSERGTCKVICFSPRHDLTIPELDVQAITKVVELWKAEYRELGSKDFINHVQIFENKGSVMGCSNPHPHGQIWAQESIPVEPAKKQVKFGDYYQKYGRSMVLDYVYEELKKGERILFENDYFVGLVPFWAVWPFEAMIAPKTHIASLADMDEGQMAALADAYRQLAIMYDNVFKVSFPYSAGIHQAPTDGQNHPEWDLHMVFYPPLLRSATVKKFMVGYEMLANPQRDITAESAVKILKSQPKEHYKAGK, encoded by the coding sequence ATGTCTGATTTTAATTTTGAAGATCACAGTCATCGAAGATATAATCCATTTACCGGCGACTGGCTACAAGTATCCCCGCACCGTGGCAAGCGACCATGGCAGGGACAGGAGGAAGATACTTCCGAAGCCCCAAAGCCCGCCTATGATGAAAAGTGCTATCTATGTCCAGGCAATACCCGGATAAATGGAGAGAAAAACCCCGATTACACCGGGGCTTATGTGTTCCAAAATGATTTTGGAGCCTTGACGGAAGATATCCCCAATGGCGAGCTGTCCGAAGGAGAATTTTTCAAGGCCAAAAGTGAACGGGGGACGTGCAAAGTAATCTGTTTTTCGCCCCGACATGACCTGACCATTCCGGAGCTGGATGTACAAGCGATTACCAAGGTGGTGGAGCTCTGGAAGGCAGAGTACCGGGAATTGGGCAGCAAGGATTTTATCAACCATGTCCAGATTTTCGAGAATAAAGGATCCGTGATGGGCTGCTCCAATCCCCATCCCCATGGGCAGATATGGGCACAGGAATCCATTCCTGTCGAGCCAGCCAAAAAGCAGGTGAAGTTTGGTGATTATTACCAAAAATACGGACGGAGTATGGTTCTTGATTATGTATACGAGGAACTAAAGAAAGGCGAGCGTATTCTTTTTGAGAATGATTATTTCGTGGGCTTGGTACCATTTTGGGCGGTATGGCCCTTTGAGGCGATGATCGCACCCAAGACGCATATAGCCAGTCTGGCGGACATGGATGAAGGCCAGATGGCAGCCTTGGCAGATGCATATCGACAGCTGGCGATCATGTATGACAATGTTTTTAAGGTTTCTTTCCCCTATTCGGCAGGAATCCACCAAGCTCCGACGGACGGCCAAAACCATCCTGAATGGGACCTGCACATGGTGTTTTATCCGCCATTGCTACGGTCTGCTACTGTGAAGAAATTTATGGTGGGCTACGAGATGCTGGCCAATCCGCAACGTGATATCACTGCAGAATCGGCCGTGAAAATCCTGAAAAGCCAGCCAAAGGAGCATTATAAAGCAGGGAAGTAG
- a CDS encoding aldose epimerase family protein: protein MSTKSISHDKITVERTVFGQSTTGSDIHLFTLKNSKGAKACVTNYGATLTHLVVPDKEGKMTDVVLGFDRFEDYVSGASRKAGAFMGCTVGRVCNRIGHGRFRLEGKLYQMAANNGEHHLHGGQEGFDKKIWEAKTIEGGVEFTYTSPDGEENYPGTLTVTVAFTLSEENELKLTYGAKTDKTTVINLTNHSYFNLSGEFSSTILEHDLQVNAPFYIAVKEGSIPTGEILSVKDTPLDFLQTKKVKEAVKSDHPQTVIANGLDQTLVFDKNQPAAVLFSESSGIRMEVATSEPGIQLYSANYFDGTLHGKGKTYPKHGGIALETQHFPDSPNQAHFPTVVLHPGEQFQSYTSFKFSVIK, encoded by the coding sequence TTGTCTACAAAAAGCATTAGCCACGATAAGATTACTGTCGAAAGGACCGTTTTTGGTCAAAGTACCACCGGCAGCGATATTCATTTGTTTACCCTGAAAAATTCCAAAGGAGCAAAAGCCTGCGTGACCAATTACGGTGCTACGCTCACCCACTTGGTGGTTCCCGACAAGGAGGGAAAAATGACCGATGTGGTGCTTGGCTTTGACCGTTTTGAGGATTATGTGAGTGGGGCTAGCCGGAAAGCTGGAGCCTTTATGGGATGTACCGTGGGCAGGGTGTGTAATCGCATCGGCCATGGGCGGTTTAGGCTGGAAGGTAAACTGTACCAGATGGCCGCGAATAACGGTGAGCACCATCTACATGGAGGGCAGGAAGGTTTTGATAAAAAAATCTGGGAGGCAAAAACCATCGAAGGGGGTGTGGAATTTACCTATACCAGCCCCGACGGGGAGGAAAACTACCCCGGGACGCTGACCGTGACGGTAGCCTTTACGCTTTCGGAAGAAAATGAGCTGAAGCTTACCTACGGCGCCAAGACGGATAAAACTACCGTGATCAATCTTACCAACCATTCTTATTTTAACCTTTCAGGGGAGTTTTCCTCTACTATTTTGGAGCATGACCTGCAAGTCAATGCACCATTTTATATAGCAGTCAAAGAGGGCAGTATTCCTACTGGTGAAATACTATCAGTAAAAGACACGCCATTGGATTTTCTCCAAACCAAGAAAGTGAAGGAAGCAGTGAAGTCGGATCATCCACAGACGGTGATTGCCAATGGGCTGGACCAAACCTTGGTATTTGATAAAAATCAACCCGCAGCAGTGCTCTTTTCCGAATCGTCTGGCATCCGCATGGAAGTAGCCACGTCAGAGCCAGGCATTCAATTGTATTCTGCCAATTATTTTGATGGTACACTTCATGGAAAAGGGAAGACTTATCCGAAGCATGGAGGGATAGCACTTGAGACACAGCATTTCCCGGATTCGCCCAACCAAGCCCATTTCCCTACTGTAGTGCTCCATCCAGGAGAGCAATTTCAGAGCTATACATCTTTTAAATTTTCAGTCATTAAGTAA
- a CDS encoding LacI family DNA-binding transcriptional regulator, whose amino-acid sequence MKKGQVTIRDIALKLNISISTVSRALRNSPEIKLETRKKVLAMADKLNYSPNVVAQSLRVNKTKTLGIVVPELASHFFASNISGIQDTAYRRGYNVMICQSNENFEQEKSDIRTLVSSRVDGLLISLSRETVSFEHLQNLIDREIPFVLFDRILEGLPVSTVTVDDTLGAYKVTRHLIAQGCKRIAFISGPEGMYISQKRMAGYEKALKEEGLAVEPSLVKNSGLTTVSNQALVDELLNQPEQPDAIFAINDPVAIDVMKFLKGRGIRIPQDIALVGFTNMPVSDALDPALSTVDQPAYEMGRLAANNLLDQLMDPDSFKPQNIVLDTELIIRKSSEK is encoded by the coding sequence ATGAAAAAAGGACAAGTCACGATCAGGGACATAGCGTTAAAGTTGAATATCAGCATTTCTACTGTTTCCAGGGCTTTGCGGAATTCGCCAGAAATCAAACTGGAGACAAGAAAGAAGGTATTGGCCATGGCCGATAAACTGAATTATTCGCCCAATGTGGTCGCCCAGAGTTTAAGGGTCAATAAGACCAAGACCCTCGGGATCGTCGTGCCCGAACTTGCCTCTCATTTTTTTGCTTCCAATATCAGCGGCATCCAAGACACGGCCTATCGCAGAGGTTATAACGTGATGATCTGTCAGTCCAATGAGAATTTTGAGCAGGAGAAATCCGATATCCGTACACTGGTTTCCAGTCGGGTAGATGGCCTTTTGATTTCCTTGAGCCGGGAGACGGTCTCCTTCGAGCATCTTCAAAACCTGATCGATCGGGAAATTCCTTTTGTACTCTTTGACCGGATCCTGGAAGGCTTGCCGGTGTCTACGGTGACGGTGGATGATACCTTGGGTGCCTACAAGGTGACGCGGCACTTGATAGCGCAGGGCTGTAAGCGTATCGCTTTTATTTCAGGGCCAGAAGGCATGTACATCAGCCAAAAGCGCATGGCGGGTTATGAAAAAGCCCTTAAGGAAGAGGGTTTAGCCGTGGAGCCAAGTTTGGTCAAAAATAGTGGGCTGACCACAGTAAGTAATCAGGCACTGGTGGATGAACTGCTGAACCAACCTGAACAGCCGGACGCCATTTTTGCGATCAATGATCCTGTGGCGATAGATGTGATGAAGTTTTTGAAAGGGAGAGGAATTCGCATTCCGCAGGACATTGCCTTGGTGGGTTTTACCAATATGCCCGTGTCCGATGCGCTTGACCCGGCACTGTCCACGGTGGACCAACCTGCCTATGAGATGGGACGTCTGGCAGCCAACAATCTCTTGGACCAGCTTATGGATCCGGATAGTTTCAAGCCGCAGAATATCGTTTTGGATACGGAATTGATCATTAGAAAGTCCTCAGAAAAGTAG
- the metK gene encoding methionine adenosyltransferase, whose translation MPYLFTSESVSEGHPDKISDQISDALIDNFLAFDPQSKVACETLVTTGQVVLAGEVKSNTYLDVQKIARDVINRIGYVKGEYMFDGSSCGVLSAIHDQSPDINQGVDRTSPEEQGAGDQGMMFGYATNETQNFMPLALDLSHRLLRELAELRRENEEITYLRPDAKAQVTIEYSDDNVPQRIKAIVISTQHDEFADEPTMLKKIKEDLISILIPRVKAQLIPEIQSLFTDDITYHINPTGKFVIGGPHGDAGLTGRKIIVDTYGGKGAHGGGAFSGKDPSKVDRSAAYATRHIAKNMVAAGIADEVLVQVSYAIGVAEPMGIYINTYRTGKVDMKDGEIAEKIQKIFDMRPYAIEQRLKLRNPIYEETAAYGHMGRTNEVVQKTFVSPDGTSITLDVELFTWEKLDYVDRLKKEFNL comes from the coding sequence ATGCCTTATTTATTTACCTCGGAGTCTGTTTCTGAGGGACATCCTGATAAAATCTCTGATCAGATCTCAGATGCACTGATTGATAATTTTTTGGCGTTTGATCCCCAGTCCAAGGTGGCTTGTGAAACGCTGGTGACCACTGGACAAGTGGTCTTGGCAGGAGAGGTAAAGTCCAATACTTATCTGGACGTCCAGAAAATTGCCCGCGATGTGATCAACAGGATCGGCTACGTAAAGGGAGAATACATGTTTGACGGGAGTTCTTGTGGGGTGCTTTCGGCCATCCATGACCAGTCACCTGATATCAACCAAGGCGTGGACCGTACCAGTCCCGAAGAGCAAGGAGCGGGTGACCAAGGGATGATGTTTGGTTATGCGACCAATGAGACCCAGAATTTCATGCCGTTGGCCCTGGATCTTTCACACAGGCTGCTGAGGGAGCTTGCGGAGCTGAGAAGGGAGAATGAGGAAATCACTTACCTCCGTCCGGATGCCAAAGCACAGGTGACGATCGAATATAGTGACGACAATGTTCCCCAGCGGATCAAGGCCATTGTGATTTCGACGCAGCATGATGAGTTTGCCGATGAGCCTACCATGTTGAAAAAGATCAAAGAGGACCTGATCAGTATCTTGATCCCAAGGGTAAAGGCACAGCTGATCCCGGAAATCCAGTCACTCTTTACCGATGACATTACCTATCATATCAATCCTACGGGTAAGTTTGTGATCGGTGGCCCACATGGAGATGCTGGTCTGACAGGTCGTAAGATCATCGTGGATACCTATGGTGGTAAGGGAGCCCACGGAGGAGGGGCATTTTCGGGAAAAGATCCCTCAAAAGTGGATCGTTCTGCCGCTTACGCCACTAGGCATATTGCCAAGAATATGGTCGCCGCGGGAATTGCCGATGAAGTGCTGGTACAGGTGTCCTATGCCATCGGCGTGGCCGAGCCAATGGGCATTTATATCAATACTTACCGCACTGGCAAAGTGGACATGAAGGATGGGGAAATCGCTGAAAAAATCCAAAAGATATTCGACATGCGTCCTTATGCGATCGAACAAAGGCTGAAGCTTCGAAATCCTATTTATGAAGAAACGGCCGCTTATGGTCACATGGGCAGAACCAATGAGGTGGTGCAGAAGACCTTTGTTTCTCCGGACGGCACCTCCATCACCTTGGATGTGGAGCTCTTTACTTGGGAAAAGCTGGATTATGTGGATAGGCTGAAAAAAGAGTTTAACTTATAA
- a CDS encoding M48 family metalloprotease, with protein MIFQAARDYYYDHRFGLSSPPRNGPLNPQTKIAADITERQNDKPSHAAIYARTGGILPSIYIRTFEEDADRVYAVTAHELAHYAHWDMDRDVFRAMILKAYVPPFSYFSHIYTGTESYVAVIESWARGVEWMFAQERYKNKLKIEGYEYGFNIFISGKSNGNYQEQKVTEYAVRSIDKIYTPTVVDMIDEENQRYSRGHGGSMAYPMDRVSGYTIKQIENGLKGASSWEDWLDNMKIRENNSTEGYLEELFGNWY; from the coding sequence TTGATCTTCCAGGCAGCCAGGGACTACTACTATGACCATCGGTTTGGACTTTCAAGTCCCCCGAGAAACGGCCCATTGAATCCACAGACCAAGATCGCCGCTGACATTACCGAGAGGCAGAACGATAAGCCCAGCCATGCGGCCATTTATGCGAGGACAGGTGGGATTTTACCGTCCATTTATATCCGTACATTTGAAGAAGATGCTGATCGGGTGTATGCGGTGACTGCCCATGAGCTGGCGCACTATGCCCATTGGGACATGGATAGGGATGTGTTCAGGGCCATGATCTTGAAGGCGTATGTCCCTCCCTTTAGTTATTTTTCACATATTTACACAGGCACAGAAAGCTATGTAGCAGTAATAGAAAGCTGGGCTCGTGGAGTGGAATGGATGTTTGCCCAAGAGAGGTATAAGAATAAGCTTAAAATAGAGGGATATGAGTATGGATTTAATATTTTTATCTCGGGAAAAAGCAATGGGAATTACCAAGAACAAAAGGTTACTGAATATGCAGTACGCTCAATAGATAAAATCTATACTCCTACAGTCGTAGATATGATAGATGAAGAGAATCAACGATACAGTAGAGGTCATGGGGGCAGTATGGCATACCCAATGGATCGGGTGTCAGGTTATACAATTAAGCAAATAGAGAACGGCCTAAAGGGTGCTTCCTCATGGGAAGATTGGTTAGATAACATGAAAATCAGAGAGAATAATTCCACTGAGGGCTATCTCGAAGAGTTATTTGGGAATTGGTATTGA